In Candidatus Nitrosarchaeum limnium SFB1, the following proteins share a genomic window:
- a CDS encoding ATP phosphoribosyltransferase, with amino-acid sequence MSQIRFAIPKGSLEEATFKLLERSWTKVNRKDRTYRVYLDDPNIVVKMLRPQEIPTLVSEGLYDVGITGKDWVGETNADVEPILDLEYGKIRLVVAFPDKYHYKNLDEMIADYAKKKKILRISSEYLITASKFLKQSKSYKKYYGTKDPLIVTPWLRLGVNKNVQIHLSFGATEAKPPEDVDAIMDVTETGTTLKQNKLKIVDEVLTSTAHLIVNKKSLRDPQKREKIFDIVTLMRGAVHGKKYLHIYLNVEEKNLKKLLQQIPSLKKPTISPLSEDGWYGINTIIQKADFHKLIPKLRKIAQGLVVHEPRQILELEEIKRDEEN; translated from the coding sequence ATGTCGCAAATTCGCTTTGCCATACCTAAAGGTAGCCTTGAGGAAGCAACATTCAAACTTCTTGAAAGATCATGGACCAAAGTAAATAGAAAAGACAGAACTTACAGAGTTTATCTTGATGATCCAAATATTGTTGTAAAAATGCTTAGGCCACAAGAAATTCCAACACTAGTCTCGGAAGGACTGTATGATGTTGGTATCACTGGAAAAGATTGGGTTGGTGAAACAAACGCTGATGTTGAACCAATATTAGATTTAGAATACGGAAAAATTCGTCTGGTTGTTGCTTTTCCTGATAAATATCACTACAAAAATCTGGATGAAATGATAGCTGATTATGCTAAGAAGAAAAAAATACTTCGTATATCATCTGAATATCTTATTACCGCATCAAAATTTCTAAAGCAATCTAAATCATATAAAAAATACTACGGTACAAAAGATCCTTTGATTGTAACTCCTTGGCTTAGACTTGGAGTCAACAAGAATGTCCAAATTCATTTATCATTTGGAGCTACAGAAGCAAAACCTCCTGAGGATGTTGATGCAATAATGGATGTTACTGAAACTGGGACCACGTTAAAACAAAATAAATTAAAAATAGTTGATGAAGTCCTTACATCTACGGCACATTTGATTGTCAATAAAAAATCTTTAAGGGATCCACAAAAACGTGAAAAAATATTTGACATTGTTACTCTCATGCGAGGTGCCGTACATGGAAAAAAATATCTCCACATATATCTAAACGTCGAAGAAAAGAATCTCAAAAAACTCTTACAACAAATACCGTCTCTTAAAAAACCAACTATTAGCCCGCTAAGTGAAGATGGGTGGTATGGAATAAATACAATTATTCAAAAAGCAGACTTTCACAAACTAATTCCAAAACTAAGAAAAATTGCACAAGGACTAGTTGTCCA
- a CDS encoding hydroxymethylglutaryl-CoA reductase, degradative, giving the protein MTDSSISKFFEKTRKERLDIVRDFANLSSEELKVLQSIDGGISFEKANNMVENAIGTFSLPLGVATSFKINGKDYLIPMVIEEPSVIAAASKGAKIARMRGGFQASADESYSIGQIQILYSDIGSATKKILESSKEIITLANSKSNTLSKMNKGAKEVSCKEIDTPSGKMLIVELLIDVGDAMGANVTNTMCEAVSPLLEKITGGRTLLRILSNYSTRRIAKATATFDKNEIGGEDVVDNIILAYQFADNDVYRAVTHNKGIMNGIIAVANATGQDSRAIEAAANAYAARSGQYRSLSTWTKDINGNLVGSLELPLSVGIIGGIANVHPLAKVCIKILGVSSAKELACIITATGLAQNYSAIRALSTEGIQKGHMRLHARNLAAAAGAKPEQIDKIVQKMIDSKKISLDQAKEILRSDL; this is encoded by the coding sequence ATGACTGACTCATCCATTTCAAAATTCTTTGAAAAAACAAGAAAAGAGAGATTAGATATTGTTCGCGATTTTGCAAATCTCTCCTCTGAAGAATTGAAAGTTTTACAAAGCATTGATGGTGGCATCTCATTTGAAAAAGCAAACAATATGGTAGAAAATGCAATTGGTACTTTTTCTCTCCCTTTAGGAGTTGCAACTAGTTTTAAAATTAATGGAAAAGACTATCTTATTCCAATGGTGATTGAAGAGCCATCTGTGATTGCCGCAGCTTCTAAAGGTGCAAAAATTGCACGAATGAGAGGAGGATTTCAGGCATCAGCTGATGAATCTTATAGTATTGGACAAATTCAGATTCTATATTCAGATATAGGTTCAGCAACAAAAAAAATATTAGAATCATCAAAAGAGATAATCACACTTGCCAATTCAAAGAGTAATACATTATCTAAAATGAATAAAGGTGCAAAAGAAGTATCCTGTAAAGAAATTGATACCCCTTCGGGAAAAATGTTGATTGTTGAATTGTTAATTGATGTGGGTGATGCAATGGGTGCAAATGTTACAAATACCATGTGCGAAGCAGTTTCTCCATTACTGGAAAAAATTACTGGTGGAAGAACACTACTTCGTATTTTATCAAATTATTCTACACGTAGAATCGCAAAGGCAACCGCAACTTTTGATAAAAATGAAATTGGTGGAGAAGATGTAGTTGATAATATTATTTTGGCATACCAGTTTGCAGATAATGATGTTTACAGAGCAGTCACTCATAACAAAGGAATTATGAATGGCATTATAGCTGTTGCTAATGCAACTGGTCAAGATAGCAGAGCAATTGAAGCCGCTGCAAACGCATATGCTGCAAGATCTGGACAATATCGTTCTCTTAGTACATGGACTAAAGACATTAATGGAAATTTAGTAGGTTCTCTAGAACTTCCTTTGTCTGTTGGAATTATTGGTGGAATAGCAAATGTTCATCCACTCGCTAAGGTTTGTATAAAAATACTTGGAGTTTCTTCTGCTAAAGAACTTGCATGTATAATTACTGCAACAGGTCTTGCTCAAAATTATAGTGCTATCCGAGCTTTATCAACTGAAGGAATTCAAAAAGGGCATATGCGTTTGCATGCCAGAAATTTAGCAGCTGCTGCAGGAGCAAAACCTGAACAAATAGATAAAATTGTTCAGAAAATGATTGATAGTAAGAAAATTTCACTTGATCAAGCTAAAGAAATACTACGTTCTGATCTATAA
- a CDS encoding glucose sorbosone dehydrogenase, producing MDKKLRIAGIVAALAFSIFVLTSPSTPFPIPEPPSSVHENIFVETLAKNLDKPRSIAISDDRIFVTEKNGQIRVIQNNTLLSEPLATFRPADVFDGGLLGIALHPDFSNNHLMYVFFTYEENGKLWNKILQITESENKLKDAKTIFDKIPGSVFTNGGFLKFGPDKKLYVGTGTISDSSHLPQSLDSLSGKILRLNDNGTIPDDNPFPNSPVYSLGHRDPQGMTWDNKDQMYLAELGPEKNDEINLIKPGKNYGWPEQQCSGYEQFEDAIVCYDPSIEPSGILYYYGDKINVESRFIMASLRATNLYQLDLYDGLSSQKTILSGAGRIRDIAQGQDGSLYVITSNTDGKGFPDSMDDRLLRILK from the coding sequence GTGGACAAAAAACTAAGAATTGCAGGAATTGTTGCAGCATTGGCATTTTCGATATTTGTTTTGACTTCACCCTCAACTCCATTTCCAATTCCAGAACCACCTTCATCAGTACATGAAAATATTTTTGTAGAAACTTTGGCAAAAAATCTTGATAAACCACGCTCTATTGCAATTTCAGATGATCGAATTTTTGTAACAGAAAAAAATGGACAAATAAGAGTCATTCAAAATAATACATTGTTATCAGAACCATTGGCAACATTTCGTCCTGCTGATGTATTTGATGGGGGATTGTTGGGCATAGCGCTACATCCTGATTTTTCTAATAATCATCTGATGTATGTATTTTTTACATATGAAGAAAATGGAAAACTTTGGAATAAAATTCTTCAAATCACTGAATCAGAAAATAAACTAAAAGACGCAAAAACAATTTTTGATAAAATACCTGGCTCTGTATTTACAAATGGTGGATTTCTAAAATTTGGCCCTGATAAGAAATTATATGTTGGAACTGGCACTATTTCTGATTCATCACATCTACCTCAAAGCCTTGATTCGCTATCTGGAAAGATATTGCGATTAAATGATAACGGTACAATTCCTGATGACAATCCATTTCCAAATTCTCCGGTTTATTCTTTAGGACACAGAGATCCACAAGGTATGACTTGGGACAATAAAGATCAAATGTATCTAGCAGAGTTAGGTCCTGAAAAAAATGATGAAATCAATTTAATCAAACCTGGAAAAAATTATGGCTGGCCTGAACAACAATGTTCGGGATACGAACAATTTGAAGATGCAATAGTATGTTATGATCCAAGCATTGAACCTAGTGGAATCCTTTACTATTATGGAGACAAAATAAACGTAGAATCTCGTTTTATTATGGCTTCTCTTAGAGCCACCAATCTTTATCAGTTAGATCTCTATGACGGTTTAAGTTCTCAAAAAACAATACTAAGTGGAGCAGGCCGTATACGAGATATAGCTCAAGGTCAAGATGGAAGTCTTTATGTAATTACTTCAAATACTGATGGAAAAGGTTTTCCAGATAGCATGGATGATAGATTATTGAGGATATTGAAATGA
- a CDS encoding hypothetical protein (hypothetical protein Nmar_1562) — MNSYNLFMTDSHILNIGFDDTDSPKGMCTTFLAYKIVDVLKKQETEFLDFPKLVRFNPNIPWKTRGNGAVSMKIRTKNPSKIKGKIKHLVKKYSDINNGANPGLVFYENEIPKHFTKFSKLALWQLINRNQAKKFARKNNIEFFYKGNGQGLVGAIGAIGYDFKDHTLELLSYRKNSQFGKDRKLSATSVKTMQEKTQPNTFNSFDNKKNRVLITPHGPDPVFYGIRGENMDALLHATKILKTDEKLAGHLIFKSNQGTGDHLENEFDVTNIKPYASGKITGIVYDFPKIIKGGHVFFSILSNGLKLQCAVYKPTGITLVASSLIKGDKICVGGGIRKASKNYPRILNVEFIKVINLKKNIIKSNPVCKKCLKKMKSKGKNQAYQCIKCGKSLSNKINLEISRNIKKQLYVPNISAHRHLSRPLQRIGKINKESKFDESSSWFSVYEK; from the coding sequence ATGAATTCCTATAATTTGTTTATGACTGATTCACATATATTGAATATTGGTTTTGATGACACTGATTCACCAAAAGGAATGTGCACAACTTTTCTTGCTTACAAAATTGTTGATGTATTAAAAAAACAAGAAACCGAATTTCTTGATTTTCCAAAACTTGTCAGATTCAACCCTAACATTCCTTGGAAAACAAGAGGAAATGGAGCTGTTTCTATGAAAATCAGGACAAAAAATCCATCGAAAATCAAAGGAAAAATCAAACATCTTGTAAAAAAATATTCTGATATCAATAATGGTGCAAATCCAGGGCTTGTATTTTATGAGAATGAAATCCCAAAACACTTTACAAAATTTAGCAAACTAGCATTATGGCAATTAATTAATAGAAATCAAGCAAAAAAATTTGCTAGAAAAAACAACATTGAATTTTTTTACAAAGGAAACGGTCAAGGTCTTGTAGGTGCAATCGGTGCAATAGGTTATGATTTTAAAGATCACACATTGGAATTATTAAGTTACAGAAAAAACTCACAATTTGGAAAAGATAGAAAACTTTCTGCCACAAGTGTAAAAACAATGCAAGAAAAAACACAGCCTAATACCTTTAACAGTTTTGATAACAAAAAAAATCGAGTATTGATTACTCCGCATGGGCCTGATCCTGTTTTTTATGGAATACGCGGTGAAAATATGGATGCACTACTTCATGCAACCAAGATTTTGAAAACAGATGAAAAGTTAGCAGGTCACTTGATATTCAAATCTAATCAAGGTACAGGTGATCACTTGGAAAATGAGTTTGATGTAACCAATATCAAACCATATGCATCAGGAAAGATTACTGGAATTGTATATGATTTCCCAAAAATCATTAAAGGTGGACATGTTTTTTTCTCTATTCTTTCAAATGGATTAAAATTACAATGCGCTGTTTACAAACCTACTGGAATTACTCTTGTTGCATCTAGTTTGATAAAAGGAGATAAGATCTGTGTTGGTGGAGGCATCCGAAAAGCATCTAAAAACTATCCGCGTATCCTAAATGTTGAATTCATCAAGGTCATTAATCTTAAAAAAAATATAATAAAATCCAACCCTGTATGCAAAAAATGTCTAAAAAAAATGAAATCAAAAGGAAAAAACCAAGCATATCAATGCATAAAATGTGGTAAAAGTTTATCAAATAAAATCAATTTAGAAATTTCTAGAAATATCAAAAAACAACTGTATGTTCCTAATATTTCCGCTCACAGACATCTGAGCAGACCATTGCAAAGAATTGGAAAAATTAACAAGGAATCTAAATTTGATGAATCAAGTTCGTGGTTTTCTGTATATGAAAAGTAG
- a CDS encoding diphthamide biosynthesis protein translates to MKKPVSVSLNGPDGILPQVQETAMNITKRFGIPAYVLADTTWGTCDLNSNGAKVLGAEIQFNIGHTINTESIEKNLILINAYDDVEFDSVAEKCVEILKGKKISLVTDSQHLHQMDKVNEILTRGGVKVEIGKGKGQLNDGQVFGCEFYPATQLKDKVDAYVFLGQSNFHAAGIALSTNMPTYVLDPYFNEVREVTEFAQKLKKKATLAIYKAAEAQTFGIIIGLKEGQLSKVFALKFKNELEKEGKTVQLFALTDITNERLKNLKGIDAFIQVACPRISTDNQFDKPVLSTPQANALLKILRHESIEGYLEIPHWL, encoded by the coding sequence TTGAAAAAACCAGTATCAGTATCTCTGAATGGTCCTGACGGAATTTTACCTCAAGTACAAGAAACTGCTATGAATATTACAAAAAGATTTGGAATTCCAGCATATGTCTTAGCTGATACCACATGGGGAACTTGTGATCTAAATTCAAACGGTGCAAAGGTGTTAGGAGCAGAAATTCAATTCAACATTGGACATACAATCAACACTGAATCAATTGAAAAAAATTTAATTCTAATTAATGCATATGATGACGTAGAGTTTGACAGTGTTGCGGAAAAATGTGTAGAGATTCTCAAAGGCAAGAAAATATCACTGGTTACTGACAGTCAGCATTTACATCAGATGGATAAAGTAAATGAGATATTGACTAGAGGGGGTGTAAAAGTTGAGATCGGAAAGGGAAAAGGGCAATTAAATGACGGGCAAGTGTTTGGTTGTGAGTTTTATCCAGCAACACAACTCAAAGACAAAGTTGATGCCTATGTATTTTTAGGTCAAAGTAATTTTCATGCTGCTGGAATTGCACTTTCAACTAATATGCCAACATATGTCTTAGATCCTTATTTTAACGAGGTAAGAGAAGTGACAGAATTTGCACAGAAATTAAAAAAGAAAGCAACTCTTGCGATTTACAAAGCTGCTGAAGCACAGACATTTGGAATAATCATAGGATTAAAAGAAGGGCAATTATCCAAAGTGTTTGCATTAAAATTTAAAAATGAATTAGAAAAAGAAGGAAAGACAGTTCAATTATTTGCATTAACAGATATTACAAATGAGAGATTAAAAAATCTGAAAGGAATAGATGCGTTTATCCAAGTAGCATGTCCTAGAATTTCTACTGACAATCAGTTTGATAAACCTGTTCTTTCTACACCTCAAGCAAATGCACTTTTAAAAATATTAAGACATGAAAGCATAGAGGGGTATCTAGAGATCCCTCACTGGTTATAA
- a CDS encoding TPR repeat-containing protein yields MTENPKIDSILDEANRLFLKGKLDEAIKYYDVILHENPNHIGSLNNKGYALNKLKDYDGAIQCYDTVLKLAPQELSVLVNKISSLRKKGKFSEALKYCDNILENNPKYNIVLYHKERILFSMNQFEESLLCCDVILDDYPLNGDVLFDKSCSLAMISKIDDALYILEKAISQGIQYKFKAKKTKSFEKLKDNIKFQKLTS; encoded by the coding sequence ATGACTGAAAACCCAAAAATTGATTCTATTTTAGATGAGGCAAATAGATTATTTTTAAAAGGCAAACTAGACGAAGCAATCAAGTATTATGATGTGATTCTACATGAGAATCCAAATCATATTGGCTCTCTTAATAATAAAGGATATGCATTAAACAAACTAAAAGATTATGATGGCGCAATTCAATGCTATGACACTGTATTGAAATTAGCACCTCAGGAACTTTCTGTTTTGGTAAACAAAATATCTTCATTGAGAAAAAAAGGAAAATTCTCTGAAGCGCTAAAATACTGTGATAATATATTAGAAAATAACCCCAAATACAACATTGTGTTATACCATAAAGAGAGAATCTTGTTTTCAATGAACCAATTTGAAGAATCATTACTTTGTTGTGATGTCATTCTAGATGATTATCCACTTAACGGTGATGTATTATTTGATAAATCTTGTAGTCTTGCAATGATTTCCAAAATAGACGATGCACTTTATATTCTTGAAAAAGCAATTTCTCAAGGAATTCAATATAAGTTCAAAGCAAAAAAAACAAAATCTTTTGAAAAACTAAAGGACAATATCAAATTTCAAAAACTAACATCTTGA
- a CDS encoding alcohol dehydrogenase, with the protein MRALVYDKYTTDDDFSKILKIKEIPEQKPKHDEVLFKVKTTSLNYDDIWGMRGKPLAVPLPHISGTDAAGEVIAIGQDVKNIKIGDRVVSHGNMSCRVCKLCTSGREYDCRQRKIWGFETGPLWGGYCEITHLPEVNVVKIPDNVSYDSAAAASMTLLTSWHMLVGRAKIQPGQLVLIMGGGSGVGNYGIQIAKLFGCTVIATASPDKLDKLLELGSDYAIDHRKDDWYKQVRDISKKIPKPFGDVSGVDVIFEHIGGSHWNKALTLLKYGATIVTTGATTGYDAKTDLRHIFFKGINILGSTQGTRSELEQALYWMSQGKIKSVIDSVYSFEQAAEAHTKMLTGKGLFGKILMKP; encoded by the coding sequence ATGAGGGCTTTGGTATACGATAAATATACTACAGATGATGATTTTTCTAAAATTTTAAAAATTAAAGAAATTCCTGAACAAAAACCAAAACATGACGAAGTATTATTCAAAGTAAAAACTACATCTCTAAATTATGATGATATTTGGGGGATGAGGGGAAAGCCACTGGCAGTACCTTTGCCTCACATATCAGGTACTGATGCAGCAGGTGAAGTAATTGCAATAGGTCAAGATGTAAAAAATATCAAAATAGGTGATAGAGTTGTTTCACACGGAAATATGTCATGTAGAGTCTGTAAATTATGTACTAGTGGACGAGAGTATGATTGCAGACAGAGAAAGATTTGGGGATTTGAAACTGGTCCTCTTTGGGGAGGGTATTGTGAAATCACACATTTACCAGAAGTTAATGTAGTAAAAATTCCTGATAATGTGTCATATGATTCTGCAGCAGCTGCTTCAATGACACTTTTGACATCTTGGCATATGCTTGTTGGAAGGGCAAAGATTCAACCAGGACAATTGGTTTTGATTATGGGCGGGGGTTCAGGTGTTGGAAACTATGGAATACAAATAGCTAAATTATTTGGATGCACTGTAATTGCAACGGCTAGTCCTGATAAATTAGATAAATTATTGGAACTTGGTTCTGATTATGCAATTGATCACAGAAAAGATGATTGGTACAAGCAAGTTCGTGACATATCAAAAAAAATACCCAAGCCATTTGGAGATGTATCAGGTGTTGATGTCATTTTTGAACATATTGGTGGTTCACACTGGAACAAAGCATTAACACTGTTAAAGTATGGTGCAACAATTGTTACAACCGGAGCTACAACTGGATATGATGCTAAAACAGATTTACGTCACATTTTTTTTAAAGGAATTAATATTCTAGGTTCAACACAAGGAACAAGATCTGAATTAGAACAAGCTCTATACTGGATGTCTCAAGGAAAAATTAAGTCGGTGATTGACTCTGTTTATTCATTTGAACAAGCAGCAGAAGCTCACACAAAGATGTTAACTGGAAAAGGACTTTTTGGTAAAATCTTGATGAAACCATAA
- a CDS encoding RNA-binding protein: protein MSEVNAFPGDKIASIEEYESGYNTFDDGDMVRAATVGKIDLNKEERVANIKHSKMLSIPKVGDIIIGTVAAVMSSMIAVSIDFINGKPTTSKVECVCSTRNLRKKNVALVNDIVTLKILNHLNGTIHASIEEPHLGVLFTKCRKCGGKVVQMRDAIKCTECAWIDERKLSTNYGNTDFVKLRE, encoded by the coding sequence ATGTCTGAAGTTAATGCATTTCCTGGAGATAAAATAGCATCAATTGAAGAGTATGAATCAGGATACAATACTTTTGATGACGGGGATATGGTTCGAGCTGCAACTGTAGGTAAGATTGATCTAAATAAAGAAGAGAGGGTTGCAAACATCAAGCATTCAAAAATGTTGTCAATTCCAAAAGTTGGGGATATCATAATTGGAACAGTAGCTGCAGTAATGTCTTCAATGATAGCTGTATCGATTGATTTCATTAATGGAAAACCAACAACATCAAAAGTTGAGTGTGTTTGTTCAACCAGAAACCTTAGAAAAAAGAATGTGGCTTTGGTAAATGATATAGTTACATTAAAGATTCTAAATCACCTAAATGGAACAATTCATGCGTCTATCGAAGAACCACATTTGGGGGTATTATTTACAAAATGTAGAAAATGCGGAGGAAAAGTAGTTCAAATGCGTGATGCCATAAAATGTACAGAATGTGCGTGGATTGATGAGAGAAAACTTTCAACAAATTACGGTAACACTGATTTCGTAAAGCTGAGAGAGTAA
- a CDS encoding prephenate dehydratase codes for MIHVSFQGERGAYSEAAARAFFNSDIQTVPLPTFAEVLENTTVGKTEYSVLPVENSLEGSVGESYDLLYSTPLNAIGEIYHRIEHCLIGNGVLDEIDTVYSHPQALGQCRNFIEKHNMKTVPTYDTAGSVEIIKKLNKKNIACIASKDASEIYKVPVIVEKIANNSNNYTRFLILAKNSKEETGKDKTSIIFSIKHEPGSLHRIIENFYNYNVNLTKIESRPTKTNTWEYNFYVDFEGHAKNPRIAEMLDKINHETLFMKILGSYPSAKLN; via the coding sequence ATGATACATGTTTCGTTCCAAGGTGAACGAGGAGCATATAGTGAAGCAGCAGCAAGAGCATTTTTTAATTCAGATATTCAAACTGTTCCACTACCAACTTTTGCAGAGGTTTTAGAGAATACTACAGTAGGTAAAACAGAATATTCTGTTTTACCTGTAGAAAACTCATTGGAAGGTAGTGTAGGGGAAAGTTATGATTTGCTTTATTCAACACCGCTAAATGCTATAGGTGAAATTTATCATAGAATTGAACATTGTTTGATTGGAAATGGAGTGTTAGATGAAATTGATACAGTATACTCTCATCCTCAAGCATTAGGACAATGTAGAAATTTTATTGAAAAACACAATATGAAAACAGTTCCAACATATGACACCGCAGGAAGTGTGGAGATAATAAAAAAACTAAACAAAAAAAACATTGCATGTATTGCAAGTAAAGATGCATCGGAAATTTACAAGGTGCCAGTAATAGTAGAGAAAATTGCAAATAATTCAAATAACTATACAAGATTTCTAATACTTGCAAAAAACAGCAAGGAAGAGACTGGAAAAGACAAGACATCAATAATTTTTTCAATAAAACATGAACCAGGTTCTCTTCATAGAATAATAGAGAACTTTTACAATTACAATGTCAATTTAACTAAAATAGAGTCACGCCCGACTAAGACAAATACGTGGGAATATAATTTCTATGTTGATTTTGAAGGGCATGCAAAAAATCCAAGAATTGCAGAGATGTTAGATAAAATCAATCATGAAACATTGTTTATGAAGATATTGGGGTCTTATCCTTCAGCAAAATTAAACTAG
- a CDS encoding hypothetical protein (hypothetical protein Nmar_1568): MLSKRTIIGLIVGSAIIGIGVYSLVSDIGLHTLEVHETFAVGESTSYQISAPAHAQQIMKITGEKFDIALSSPGDGLQIPKTSHTKEVTLDWTHLKEGKTMINLQNTGSSELKVDATLQVITDPILFTYHIVVITSGMVIIGFSMGFTLRKPKGF; the protein is encoded by the coding sequence GTGTTATCAAAAAGAACTATTATTGGACTTATTGTAGGTAGTGCTATTATTGGAATAGGGGTATATTCTTTAGTTTCTGATATAGGATTACATACTCTGGAAGTTCATGAAACATTTGCAGTAGGTGAATCTACATCATATCAAATTTCTGCACCTGCACATGCACAACAGATTATGAAAATTACAGGTGAGAAATTTGATATTGCGTTATCAAGTCCTGGCGATGGTCTTCAAATTCCAAAAACCTCTCATACTAAAGAAGTTACTTTAGATTGGACTCATTTAAAAGAAGGAAAAACCATGATAAATCTACAAAATACTGGTTCCTCTGAATTAAAAGTTGATGCAACACTACAAGTAATAACCGATCCTATCTTGTTTACGTATCATATAGTTGTCATTACCTCAGGTATGGTGATTATTGGATTTAGTATGGGTTTTACTTTAAGAAAGCCAAAAGGATTCTAG
- a CDS encoding inosine-5'-monophosphate dehydrogenase: MEFKEGLTFDDVLLVPKYSDITSRSQTNLSTKLSRNISINIPFVSANMDTVTESAMAVAMARAGGIGIIHRFLTIKEQANEVLKVKRSGSVMIENPYAVSSDKTVQDAINYAEEKEISGLLVVDSNSKLVGIVTDRDLLFETDSTRLIKDVMTKDVVTAKLGVSLDEAKKILHKHRIEKLPIIDDSGFIKGLITSKDITNIEDYPSASKDKKGRPLVGAAVGVKGDFMERTESLLEAGADVLVVDIAHGHSENAINTIRNIKKAFPKCELIAGNVATAQGTEDLIKAGVDAVKVGVGSGSICITRVITGSGVPQLTAVMDCAMIGKDYGIPIISDGGTRTSGDATKALAAGASSVMVGSMLGGTDESPGTVLTKNGKRFKIYRGMASLGASLGRKSKETGSISLDEDLNDYVAEGVEAMVPYKGTVTDILKQLTGGVRSGLSYCGAHTILQMQANAEFIKMSRAGFAESQPHDVSLM; this comes from the coding sequence TTGGAATTCAAAGAAGGATTAACTTTTGATGATGTTCTTCTTGTACCCAAATATTCTGATATTACTAGCAGGTCTCAAACTAATCTAAGCACAAAACTATCCCGTAATATCTCAATTAACATTCCGTTTGTCAGTGCAAATATGGATACTGTAACTGAATCTGCTATGGCAGTAGCTATGGCTCGTGCAGGAGGAATTGGAATTATTCATAGGTTCTTGACAATAAAAGAACAAGCAAACGAGGTTCTTAAGGTAAAAAGATCTGGAAGTGTTATGATTGAAAACCCATATGCTGTTTCTTCTGATAAAACTGTTCAAGATGCAATAAATTATGCCGAAGAAAAAGAGATCTCTGGTCTACTAGTTGTTGATTCAAACTCTAAATTAGTTGGAATAGTCACTGATAGAGATTTATTGTTTGAAACTGACTCTACTCGTCTTATTAAAGATGTGATGACTAAAGATGTTGTTACTGCTAAACTTGGAGTGAGTTTGGATGAAGCCAAGAAAATTTTACATAAACATAGAATTGAAAAACTGCCAATAATTGATGACTCTGGTTTTATTAAAGGTCTGATCACAAGCAAAGACATTACAAACATTGAGGATTATCCCTCTGCATCTAAAGATAAGAAAGGAAGACCACTTGTTGGAGCTGCAGTAGGAGTTAAGGGAGATTTTATGGAACGAACTGAATCTTTGTTAGAAGCAGGAGCAGATGTACTAGTTGTTGATATTGCTCATGGTCATAGTGAAAATGCAATTAATACAATTCGTAATATAAAAAAGGCATTTCCTAAATGTGAATTAATTGCAGGAAATGTTGCAACTGCGCAAGGTACAGAAGATCTCATAAAAGCAGGAGTTGATGCAGTCAAAGTTGGTGTTGGTTCTGGTTCAATTTGTATTACTAGAGTAATTACTGGTTCTGGAGTACCACAATTAACTGCAGTAATGGATTGTGCCATGATTGGAAAAGATTATGGAATCCCAATTATTTCTGATGGTGGAACAAGAACATCTGGTGATGCCACAAAAGCATTAGCTGCAGGTGCATCTTCTGTAATGGTAGGAAGTATGCTAGGAGGAACAGATGAATCACCGGGAACAGTATTAACAAAAAATGGTAAGCGCTTTAAGATATATCGTGGAATGGCTTCCCTTGGTGCATCTTTAGGAAGAAAGTCAAAGGAAACTGGTTCAATTTCATTAGATGAAGATCTTAATGATTATGTCGCAGAAGGAGTTGAAGCTATGGTTCCATACAAAGGAACCGTGACTGATATTTTAAAACAATTAACTGGTGGTGTACGTTCTGGATTGAGTTACTGTGGAGCACATACAATTCTACAAATGCAAGCAAATGCTGAATTTATTAAAATGTCAAGAGCTGGATTTGCTGAAAGTCAACCACATGATGTATCTTTGATGTAG